One segment of Streptomyces sp. NA02950 DNA contains the following:
- a CDS encoding IS30 family transposase: MDFEIREDRQPQGPRKLTREREAYFRLMQQGVSNTEACRIVGINRRTGKRWRYGRGASGSNKAAPPINSVGPPSAPSRYLCEADRIHIADRLREKATVRAIAAELGRSPSTISREIRRNRHPGSGQYRPYAAQARADARRPRPKRRKISENPELRAAVQAMLDEKWSPEQVCHALRAQFPDRPEMHVVHETVYQALYVQGRGRLRRELAGTLRSGRARRKPQKQANCRQPRFTTPMVMISERPAEAEDRALPGHWEGDLIIGKDGKSAIGTLVERATRYAMLLHLPGDHGAEAVLGALTTTVQTLPAQLKRSLTWDQGSEMARHGEFTLATDIPVYFCDPASPWQRGSNENTNGLLRQYFPKGTDLSAHGPEHLAAVADQLNRRPRKTLGWETPAERLHKLLAA; the protein is encoded by the coding sequence ATGGACTTCGAGATCCGTGAGGACCGGCAGCCGCAGGGACCCAGGAAGCTCACTCGTGAGCGGGAGGCATACTTCCGGCTCATGCAGCAGGGCGTGAGCAACACGGAAGCGTGCCGGATTGTCGGGATCAACCGGCGGACCGGGAAACGCTGGCGCTACGGACGCGGCGCGTCCGGCAGCAACAAGGCGGCCCCACCGATCAACTCGGTGGGGCCGCCTTCTGCGCCGTCGCGGTACCTGTGCGAGGCCGACCGGATCCACATCGCCGACCGGCTGCGTGAGAAGGCGACGGTCCGGGCGATCGCGGCCGAGCTGGGCCGCAGTCCGTCCACGATCAGCCGGGAGATCCGCCGCAACCGGCACCCGGGCAGCGGTCAGTACCGGCCCTACGCGGCCCAGGCCCGCGCGGATGCCCGCCGGCCCCGCCCCAAGCGCCGGAAGATCAGCGAGAACCCCGAGCTGCGGGCCGCCGTCCAGGCGATGCTGGACGAGAAGTGGAGCCCGGAGCAGGTATGCCACGCTCTGCGGGCACAGTTCCCCGACCGGCCGGAGATGCACGTGGTCCACGAGACCGTCTACCAGGCCCTTTACGTCCAGGGCAGAGGCCGGCTACGGCGCGAGCTCGCCGGCACCCTGCGCTCGGGGCGGGCCCGCCGCAAGCCGCAGAAGCAGGCCAACTGCCGCCAGCCGCGGTTCACCACCCCGATGGTGATGATCAGCGAACGGCCCGCCGAGGCCGAGGACCGGGCCCTGCCCGGCCACTGGGAAGGCGACCTGATCATCGGCAAGGACGGGAAGTCCGCGATCGGCACCCTGGTGGAACGCGCGACCCGCTACGCCATGCTCCTGCATCTGCCCGGCGACCACGGCGCCGAGGCCGTCCTGGGAGCGCTGACAACCACAGTCCAGACCCTGCCCGCCCAGCTGAAACGGTCCCTGACCTGGGACCAGGGCAGCGAGATGGCCCGCCACGGCGAGTTCACCCTCGCCACCGACATCCCGGTCTACTTCTGCGACCCCGCCAGCCCCTGGCAGCGCGGCTCGAACGAGAACACCAACGGACTGCTCCGTCAGTACTTCCCCAAGGGCACCGACCTGTCCGCCCACGGCCCCGAGCACCTGGCCGCCGTCGCCGACCAGCTCAACC